Proteins from one Triticum aestivum cultivar Chinese Spring chromosome 7A, IWGSC CS RefSeq v2.1, whole genome shotgun sequence genomic window:
- the LOC123147759 gene encoding uncharacterized protein, translated as MLLCSLPRSAPPPATGKMPLLDPPHSLSPDMNPHIIPMNFSLNSLIPLCVCVLLACRSNPIGDVISLLQIEVVGIGRRRDAGWYRSELQCVSVEQIHHGCRGMEMLLRRRRELGLAIWKQGEECAMVKP; from the exons ATGCTCCTCTGCTCCTTGCCCAGATCGGCGCCGCCGCCAGCGACGGGAAAGATGCCGCTGCTAGATCCTCCACACTCTCTCTCCCCTGACATGAATCCCCATATTATCCCCATGAATTTCAGCCTCAACTCTCTAATCCCCCTCTGTGTGTGTGTTCTTTTGGCTTGCAGGTCAAACCCTATTGGGGATGTGATTTCCCTGCTCCAGATTGAAGTGGTTGGCATTGGGCGCCGCCGTGATGCTGGATGGTACAGGTCAGAGCTCCAGTGCGTGTCCGTGGAGCAGATCCACCATGGGTGCAG GGGAATGGAAATgctactgagaagaagaagagagctTGGTCTGGCTATTTGGAAGCAGGGTGAAGAGTGTGCTATGGTGAAACCTTAG